One Magnolia sinica isolate HGM2019 chromosome 2, MsV1, whole genome shotgun sequence genomic window, TAAGGGACTTGAAGTGAAACTGAGCACTCAAGGTTCCCTAAAGAACTTAAAACACAGCCACGACAAATGTTAGAAAGTTGGTGCTTGGACTTGATACCCAACTGGTGACTCAGTCTTCTCTGAAAACCAAGCACCGAGTATGTATACCCACCTTGTTTTTGGGGACCTAAAAAATCAGCATGGATTTCACTAACTCAACTTagaccattcaaaaaaaaaaaaaaaagagaactaaaagaaaagaaaaaagaattgtcTGTGTTGATTAGACTCCTATGATATTCTAGAACTGGCTTCTcttatatacatatgtatgtacGGTTTTGCTAATGTCCGGCCTTCATGGGGACTTTAGAAAtgtccccaaaccttttaaatggcacataGGGTGACCTAGTGTTGAGTAGAACCATTCATTAATTCATACAAccaggagcaagccatggtgcaaaaatcatgccaattgggTGATCCTAAGCTTCCAAATAATCGCATGAACACAGTCAAGattgagtggagaaacaaaatatgtccaatcatTAGCTTGAAACATCTAgtagatagatcccactttgtatttcttatgattctaaagtaaaACTTTGATTTTTGATTCTAAACATGTGATTTATGGCTCGTAAACAATGGGCGGTTGTAACGAACTGGCCCCATTCAGAGGATTAGGATCATCCGATcggtgtgattcttgcaccatggcttgctcctagttgtatgaatgaatgaatggttcagattgctGAAATGTCACCATGTGTGCCATATAAAAGGTTTGGGAACATTGCTAATGTCCCCATGAAAGTGGGGATTGAGCACgcatgcacccacccacacacatgCAAGCACGCGGACGCGCAcgtgcacatgcacacacacacacacacacacaaactcgAGTGTTGACTTAGCTGAATTGCCGATTTTTTCTTGAAACTCAGCCAAACGGTGTGCAGTTAGGGAGTGAGAGTTCCCAGTCAATTTTTTAAATGTGGTCGGAACCATGACAGACTGACTTGCAATTCAAGTAATGGGAATCACATGAGATAGTAATTCCACTGATTGAAATCAATATAGAACTCAGCTGCCAGGAACTGGTGACAGACATCAGCTGATTGGTTCCAACAACAAGAGGTGATAAgaggagaaaaactttgatactctggcagagtgtgatccATGATACGCTGGCACTTAGAAATCACAATGTGGCATACAAGTAGTCAAATTAAAACATTCAAGTTATCATATCCAATATAGACGTATTAAacaaaattaagcttatttaacCATCTTCCTATTGGATTTGAGAACATTTAtttgacggttaaaaatgaaaattcaaaggtcctgtttccacaaacaagtgtcctcgAATTGGAGTACGGTATTTTTCAACCAATTGGATCTTGGTATTGTGAGTTGGATACACTGGGCTGCACAATCTACTCAGTTGTATTTGGGTGAATATATCCCACATTtagaatttctgagtgcctgagtatcaagcgtcatatgcaGCCTGAGTATCACATAATTCCTCATAAGAGATCTGCTTAGTTCTGTTAgctaaggctgcatttggatatTATCTTGAATTGAGCAGAGATGACCAAACTGCAATTGTTTTCCCTAGGATTCACATTATTAAGGGGCtcagctccaaattgcaattacactACTTTCAAGTTTGACTTGAAAATGAATCCAGCAGCTACATCTTTGTTATGAAAACTAAGGTAACTGGAATTTGATCATTTCCATATTGTAATTTGTAAGAATAGTCCATCCAAACACAGGATAAATTAGCAGTAAAAGGGTACAATAGAGGAAGACAAGATACTTACATGCgaaccttcttcttctccttgtaCCTCATCATGGCATTTCCTCTGGCCTCAGAGTGGGAATTCTCTGAGTCATGTGAATTCCACGGTGGGTCGCCTTTGGCAATGTTGGGTGAAAATTCACTATCAAGATAATCAGCACCATTGCTTTCCGCATTGAACCTTGACAACGAGTATGATAAGCCTGAATAAGCCGATTGAATAGAGCATGTAGAATCCATACTTTCAGTAAAGAGATAAGCATGGTCGGAAGGACCGATATCATTTACTTCATGGGAGGACCGATCCGCTGAGATATCCTGAtatacaagaaaaaaagaaaggaataagAAAAACTTTTGATCTGTAATTAGATCCCAAAAATTGAAATGGCCTTAAGATCATCGCTAGCAGgattcaatgtgggccccatgggccAGTGATCTAAACCCATTGATCTGAGAGCATCCATCTGGCTATTCAATTGTATCATAAGAGAAATATCAAGGTGAGCTAGAGCAGAAATATATATAGTGGTGAGCTAATGGCGAAAATATCACTGATTAGAGCCTCTCCATCCACACAAAGGTGAGCTAAGAAAAAATGTCCAGATTTCAACAAATGTATGGCAATCAGGATCTCTAATCAGTGGAAAATTGTCATGCAGGTCATCCATTGTGGGACCTAGTAAATGAACAGTTTGAATAAATGCATGATGGAATTCAAGGGGCAAGCCTCTCTTGCGAAGCTCATATCACAAGGGTTGCATTTCTGTCCTAGCGTTCTCTATATTTTTCATCATATCTAAGAGAAAGTTGTGCATTAAATGTAGTATAGCGAGAATCATTGGGAACAATATACCGTAATGCACTATTCAATGCAGGCATATGCACGCAAGCACAACACACacattggacacttactattaaTATGATAGTGTTAACCTCAATGACTGATACAAGCAATGCCCTAATCTCCTCTAATCCTCTTCCTTTCTGGTCTCTTTCCTCCTTTCCCTTccaatcttaaattctaaatttttacatCCTCATTGAGGCAtacactgatgttgattgggttgCGTCACACACCAAAAGAAGATCTACAACTGGCTATTGTAAAATGGTTGGTGGAAAATAGTTAttggaagagtaagaagcaaCCGTTTGTCGATTGCTCCAATGCTGAGGCTGAGTATTGTTCCATGGCACATGATTTGTGAGCTGCTTTTGTTCAAGACCTTAGTAAAGTTAAGCATTCATGCTAATCATTCATTGACAATTCATTGCAATAACTTGGCCATGATTCATATTTCTTCCAATCGAGTGTATCATGAAATGTACAGAAATGTTAGCATGTGGTTTTGTCATCACATGTACAATCCCAGACACATCAAATGGATCCTTAACGCCTGTCAAGGACAGCTTCAGATCTGCACCTAAAATTAGTCCTCCACACTAAGCAGAGCTCTTTGAGCCTCTCTGCCAAGGTTCAGGCGATAACACCTAAGAATCAGGTGCTTAGCCTCTTCTATAATAGGCTTCAGTCTGCCTAGTTTCCATGATTCTACGGAATTGAGCCCCTCTTGTCCAATTAGCATCTGACACATGTCCATAACCGTGTAACAAACTTCCAGAGGAAAATCAAGACCCCCTGTAGGATATGAGCATTTCTCTCTAGTTCTAGACTACATCTTATTTAATATTTGGCTCCCTTGGCATATACCCATGAAAAAGGTTTCATGTATTAATTTCCTAATAAACCTTCACAGTAGAACTGTAATTAAGCAAAACTCCATGACTGACTGATGGAAGATAGGCCATTTGATGAGTTAATCAACCTGACTTCTGGGCCAGAAGAAATTGATTGTCCCATCCAGTGAACTGCACAGATTTTGCACCCATGCCAACATATGGCACATTTGCTGGCAGTTGTAAAGGACTTAGCAGAACCCTGCAAAAGAATAAACTTTTGTGAACTTGCAAAGTGCACAGATTGTGCAATAAAGCTTGTGCGCATGCCATACATGTGACATCATGGCACATACatgcaagatctaatccatccaccagGTTGGTCTGACattgtacatgttttcccaaaactAAAATCCAGACCGatgagcatgtgggccccaatattggaaacagtggATGTGATAGAGACTTCAACCAAGTTTTCAgtgctgtacatttgttttgcaaactgtgtgGCCTGCCTGAACAGTAGATTAGATTCTTGGGATGGGGAGGAAATATAGTGGTgacattctgatggatggattggatctcagacctatTGCACCATGCTGACACATGTGTAGTGTGTACACATGcatgtgcttagcaaagctctacttTTGTATTAGTAGTTTATAGATAACACGAGATCGCAATGAGATGGAGACAGTGAActcaaaaatcaaaagataaatgCTTGGAATTACTAATCAGAAGGTAATTATCTGATTCTCACCTCGATGGATCTTGGATAGCCACTGTCTGATTTACCAAGTGATATGCCTTTTTCCATGGAGGCACAAGCCACATCTATATCGTCGAACAAGGATCTATTTTGCTCTTGATCACCCCCAAAAAGCTCTTCATAGTTTCGGAATGTCAGATCAATATCAGGGACGTTGACTCCATCATAGCAATCATTGTCCTCACAAACTCCAAGGTCGTGCAGATTTTGAGACCACAGCTTTAGAAATAAAGATGGACAAACAAATCAAACAACTGATGTGGTATTGCAGAATGACAAAATGAATGAAAGTTACACAAGTCAACTAACTACTCATGCCAAAATACTGTTTTTGAAAAAGACAATCCAATtcaatatgatgaattataaacTATGAgacatccacaatggggcccatgatctcAATAGGCCAGATTGACATGCACATATGCCACATCTCTGCCTCCGGTGGACAAGTTGCACATGCTAAGGTTGTCAAGCAGCATAAGATACCCACCTGGACCCATTTTTAACATGGTTCTCAATGTTACCATATGACCCATTCCAGGAAAACAAATCAGTGACCTGAGATGATAATCACCAAACCTGGCTATCTTCAGCTGAACTTTTCCAATGCCAATAGGAGTCTCCATGCAGTGTGACTCCATCATTGGAAGAAGAGTTCAAGTGCTCTGATTGAGATACAGGTAACGAGAAAGGTGGCAGTTGCAGTTCGGCATGCATAGCTTCTTGGGCATCAATACCATGACTTTGAGGACGCCCACTATTCAGCTTAGGATCTTGATCGAGCTGTTTCATCGTATGATCTTCAGTCGAATATACTTCTGTTTGAACCTGCCCATGTACCATAGACGACTGACTGTTTCTTTCTGTAAGCTGAAGCCTTTCTAAATCAATAATCTGTTGCAGAATAGAGTCAGTCACCTGCTGCTGTTGATTCTCGTGAATTATCTGCAAGACGTGTCATAAACTCAGGATTGTTAGATAAAGTAGATAACACGAAAGTGCATTTGGATACACGATCAAGTTGAAATGCAATTACATTTGCCTTAGTATTCACAATGAGGAACTGGCATTTGATTGCGCTTACATTCCCTCCAAGTCCAACCTGAAAGAAACAGTTGCAATTTATTTCCTAGTCACTCAACATGAATACCAAGGTAATGTCAATCCAGTCACTAGTTAACAGTTCATCCAAATGGAGCCTATTGAATATTTGAGGATGCATAAAGATCACAATTATGGGCAACAAAGAATAACAATGTTCTTTTTCCATTTGCGCGTCGTCGTCATTGTCGTCTTAACCTTTCTCCATGAATTTCAGGTTGGCTCTTAAATGGTAGATTTTTAAGAAGTTTTGCAATCTTCCCACCCAAAATCAACCTTCCTCTTTCGCCAGGACCTTTGGAACCAGCCATGGAAGAGGCCCACATTGACACCATTCACATGACAACACCGTCCCACCCAGTACTGACCCTCATCCCGAGTATTACATGCACACCCCCGAGGGGTAAGCAAACAATGATCGACCATTTCCATTTGATGTGTATTTGGCAAAATTAATGTAATTAAGAATCAACATTTTAAAACTTTGAGATAGACAATGGAGACCTTTTGGATTTCACAGTGGCATAGAAGTAATATCCACATGCACCTTCACAGTAGTTTCCAAGGGTTTTGGGTATTAGCACACATCTGAAATACTAACTTTCTCAAGATACACCATATGGATGTTAAAACTCAAATTCATTTCATACATTATCAATTATTCCAAATACAAGGggagcatagttctaaaactcattaACTCAACTTGAAACTCAGCTAGGAAACTTAGGAAACTCAATCATGGAGAGTGACTCAGCCTCAACTCAACAAGCTTTGTCGAGCCATCTTGCAGACTTTGTCAACTCAACAGGATTCGTTGTGACTCAGGCCAAGTCACTTGCCTGGTCAAACTGGTTTTTtaaacaaaagtaaaaagaggtGAAGGGGATTCCAACACTCGACGTCTAGTAAAGCAACAAAGGTTTTTAACAATGCCGTGCACTGTGAATTTGATTGTTTTAGCTATTTTATATACTTTAATCTAACATAACAACTCTAAGTATTTAttctaaatattttaatttaattattaaatatctaGTAGAGTTggccaataggtaataagatggggGAAAGtatacttagatggtttggccatgtgcaaaggagaccaagaactgcaatGGTTTGAAGGAGTAAGTTAGTTCAAGCTGAAGGCTCTAAACGGGCATGAAGAAATCCCAAAAGGATATAGGGGAGGTAGTAAGAAACGATTTAATGAACTATAGCTTAACTGAGAATATGTtccttgatggagtggaatggtggaacaagatttcTATAGCAGACCccgattagttgggataaggtttagatggtGGTGGTGGTATTAAGTATCATATCGAGTCAAGAATGACTCACTCAAGTCTTCAAGTCAACCTGACTCAGCTAAACATAGAgtcgagttttcaggtttttgaactatTAAGGAGAGAAAGGTCCCACTAATTCAAGAGGGTCAAAAAATAGCAAGGTAAACATCCAAGATATGCTGAAAAAGGCAGTTATTCAAGCATAATCTTAGTCATCATCGTAGCCTTGTCCTGATTATTTGGGGCTGACTTTATAATAATGTTTTCCCAGCACAGGAATTCTCATGATTGTTGGAAATTTTTTTTGCGATCGGCTGCCTGGCTTATATCAAACCGCCTCCTTTACCCTGGCTTGTGCAGCCACTACAGGTGGATTTGCTTGAAATAACAAATTATGTCAATGAATGGAATAGAAAAACCCACAAAAGTGTCTTTACACTGTTGAGAAACACCACCTGGATTAAAACATCAAATTTTGAAAGAACCTCGAGACACCATAGAGCCAGATTTCACTGTTGAAACATGCACACAGTCTTGCTTGTTGATAGTTGAAAACTGTCACTAGACTCATGTGGCCAACCCGTGCCAAATCCAAGCCTTTTACATACAACATAGatgtattttctaaaaaaaataaaattgatgttGATCTGGTTATCAGGTTAGGGCATATGCACAAAACAAATGGACCATTAGGAAAAAGTTGACCAGCTATgcacattcaatgtacatgtgcaGCCCACCCGATGATCATATTAGCGTGACCTGTGAGACCATGAATCaccacagtggggtccatgttaCGCCATGACTTATTAGAATTGTAAACCACCAACAATGGATAATTAAAGGCGCTTCAATGCACGGGCCACTTCAATATGCCATATCTTCCCATGATTATCCGTTGACAAATACTCGTAAAAAGAGAAAATTGGAACAATAAATcctaaagggaaaaagaaaataaaacagagCTACTGATAAAAAGGAAACTCGAAAGAAGCAAAGTCTGCTCAAAGAAAAGGTGGGTGTGAGAACACATAAGGAACTTTGTCAACCCAAATCTGCTAATCAATCACTAGATAAATTGATGCTGATTTGGACATGGACACACACGCGAGGGTTGAACAACAAAACCAGTTTTCAAACATAACAATGTTGTGGAATTTTAAATATTACAATATAAAGATAAGTAGAGCTTTGCTGAGCCCACACGTGCATGCAATAAAAGCTCGTGTACATGCTGCACATGAGCCAACATGACAggataggtccaagatccaatccatctatcagaaTGGCATCAGTATATTGATgccctggcccaagaatcaggttgttCCACTGGTCAGGTAGGCCCAAGTGTGCAAAAAAAATGTATGGCTCTGAAAAGCTTGGATGAGTTTTCTAACcaatccacctgtttccaatattggggcccacatgctgataggaccagattttatttttgggaaaacatgtaccaGGTcaaaccaacctgatggatggattagatctagtGCGTATgcaccatgttggcacatgtgtggtgtgtacacAAGCTCTATTCACATGTGTGTATTTAGCAAAGCTCAGATAAGTATATAAAAGTACTTTAAAAGAGGTAATTTAGGGTTCTCGACAGTATAACGGGATGACGTGGCTTTATCCACATCTTGGACATGTCCATGGCCTAGATTATTTGCTGATATAAGTATCATAATTCGTATCAATGATCTGGGTCAGAATGTAGAACACCTTTAGAAACATTTTCCAAAAAATGGAAAGTGATCTAACACTTCTTAATGGTTTCTCAAAAATAAATGGTGACGAAAATAATATACGCCATTCACAAATTGAGATAAATACAAACATCTGCACATATGTTTATATATTCCATCCAGAAATGAGATCATACAaacatatgtacatatatattccACCTAATGACTTGCCCTTGCTTTCTCTCATGAGAGAAACCAAGATACACCAGCCATTGATATAGATAATTTCTAGAGAGTAATATCATTGGCCACTTCAGGAGTGAAGAAACCCGATTTGCGAATTTGAAAATTTACTCTTAGTAGGATTCCACTAACTACAAAACGGAGCACTTTAGTGTTGTATTGGAAAGAAAGAGCTCTTTCATATCTGCCCGAGCATCGTCTCATGACTTTTTGTAAATTCGATTATATGAGTATAGATCCTGAAAATCATGAATTCCCGTGGCGTGGCCCAAATGCTTGAGCCAAGTAATGTCCCCTATCGATTCCATCATAACTCTAGCTACTTGCGCTTGATCTTGAAAATAGCATTCTGTTTCCTTCGCAGGGCCAATGATacataatttttttctcaaaacatGTGATAGACCAAAATGGGACTTTTGAGAATTAGAcccactttttatttatttatttggtagGTGGGCAGAGTTCAAACACAAATCCCCAATGTTGTGACACAGAGTATTGTCCATTTGGGCCACACCCGTATCCCCCCTAGAATTCAGTTCTCCTTAATCAACATCAAAATGTTTTGCCCAATGAAATTTTGGATTTGGTTATTTCTTAACAATTTTATTTTGATAGTGCATAGAAAGGCTCCCATGGAATGATCTTTTGTTTTTCGACTTTATTAGTAGAGAAGGAGAACTCCGAAACTCTTAGAAGTTCTTGCTACTATTATTCCCAGCCCAGTTTTGAACATATCAAGCACATGAGTAAAGGTCTGGACTCTGATGTGTGCATGCCAGTTGCCACACATGTTAAATGGTCGACTCATCCATGGTACATGTGGCATCAATCCAACCCCTCCAATTAGTGGGCTGTTGCAGATTGAGCATAgcctgaaaatcacactgatcattCCACCTTAACCATCTTTCTTCCCCATTGAAGTTGAACAGTTGACCAATTTCTTCATTTATTGTCCATTAACAGCCACCAattggacggctaggatcatGCAATCAGCGTGATTTTCAGGCTATGCACACATTTCTGTGTTCAAAGAATGTTACAAAGAATCTAAGTAACAAAATCAAACTACATCAGACAATCATTAAGCACAAACAGCTCCCACATACCTTGCTTTGGAGCACGGTGGGACCTGTATCACCACCCCCACCAAAGATCGAAGCCATTGAGTCCAACCCCGATGTTGAAGTAGATTCTTCCATCAATGGACGGAACTCCCTCAAAGTTTCCGTGTTATTGGCACCCATAACAACAGAACTAAACTTACTGGAAACACCCCAAGCTCGAGAATCATCACCTCTGAGCAATCCCTTCAATTCATAGCCCCACAGCGCTGCAAAATCCCGAGCTAAAGGGCACCCCATGTAACAACTCACAGCCCGTttctgatgcggcccacctgacacCACCTCATGGGAGCTCCGATCACACCCATGGCACATAAACAACCGATGGTCCACACACCATATGAAAGCCGGTTGGGTTCCACAGCCCTCACAAAGGAAAGCCCGAATGTGTCGCTTGGACAGAGAATTTGCTGAGTGCACCTGAGCATCACAGGGAAGGCAAAGGCTCGCTGCATCAGATTTGCAGTAAACCGACGGCCTAGACTTGCCGCAAAATTCACAATTTCTATTCATTTGATTTCCAATCACATTCAGCATCAAGCAAAACTCCAATTCTTGAAATCCACTCCTTGTGCTCGAATTCAATCCCAAAAATGCTTCCAATTAAAAGGATGTTGATATCCAAACGATTAGAAGCAACATTTTCAACCCATTATCTCTCTTCGTTCTTTTTCTCTTCCAATTGGAATTAAAACCCAGATCTTCAAACGCGAGTACTAGGACATCAAATCGAATTCTGAATTTGTAAAGCCCAATCTTCAAACTAGTAAAGGAAAATGTACCCACAAATGGTTTTGAAAATACCCAAATGAGAAAAATCACACTTCCTAT contains:
- the LOC131237796 gene encoding LOW QUALITY PROTEIN: putative zinc finger protein At1g68190 (The sequence of the model RefSeq protein was modified relative to this genomic sequence to represent the inferred CDS: deleted 1 base in 1 codon), whose amino-acid sequence is MLNVIGNQMNRNCEFCGKSRPSVYCKSDAASLCLPCDAQVHSANSLSKRHIRAFLCEGCGTQPAFIWCVDHRLFMCHGCDRSSHEVVSGGPHQKRAVSCYMGCPLARDFAALWGYELKGLLRGDDSRAWGVSSKFSSVVMGANNTETLREFRPLMEESTSTSGLDSMASIFGGGGDTGPTVLQSKVGLGGNVSAIKCQFLIVNTKANVIAFQLDRVSKCTFVLSTLSNNPEFMTRLQIIHENQQQQVTDSILQQIIDLERLQLTERNSQSSMVHGQVQTEVYSTEDHTMKQLDQDPKLNSGRPQSHGIDAQEAMHAELQLPPFSLPVSQSEHLNSSSNDGVTLHGDSYWHWKSSAEDSQLWSQNLHDLGVCEDNDCYDGVNVPDIDLTFRNYEELFGGDQEQNRSLFDDIDVACASMEKGISLGKSDSGYPRSIEDISADRSSHEVNDIGPSDHAYLFTESMDSTCSIQSAYSGLSYSLSRFNAESNGADYLDSEFSPNIAKGDPPWNSHDSENSHSEARGNAMMRYKEKKKVRIHEKRIRYASRKARADVRKRVKGRFIKAEVGYE